In Woeseia oceani, one DNA window encodes the following:
- a CDS encoding TonB-dependent receptor, with the protein MTLCSLFLSSLAAASNVDVAVLSGDGSPATGASVILKNSLTGYETSSISNSSGRARFSAVPAGPGYSVLVDDTELATDIRLRSNESRAVTVRMIENITVTGRAGSITINSLDAEVSASLNRRELEALPVEARDLSRALIRLPNVVPATGFFPESPSVSINGANGLFTQYLIDGMDNNENFLGGPKFPISTGAASDVTVLASSYSVEYGRTGNGVINVTSRSGSNEWYSELFYLVRPGASVDASSPYAGRDLSGNAVRDGFRRDQYGFALGGPIAEDRTFFFANVEYTLDDKDNALVSPALGIADTVRGQNDSLLASLKIDHRLNDNWQLSFRANLGDIGIERQGGGLDGGVTFPSAGSVQQRESLLTAVSAIYDTGNFTSETRLLYSAFDWGYATPYASSAPQVTVESPDGLTAAVLGHPGFAFDESEDSLQLRQNFTWYRDAHAFKFGVDVLRSDFSLGGGGNPQGNYRVRLTSAELAEVQSLNRGAALNVDDIPASAEVIDYAVELRPARYGDVQNQVSLYFEDQISLSQDLTLTAGVRWDYDSVTKAGSGSADQNNFAPRLALNYRASERLSFRGGAGLFYERIPYTILSDALQQNTSSAAFREQLNALVAAGRLPADTDPLAITFDGNLSVNPACPGGYLQCPTPADSADLRDTAISNERRIFSPDGLDSPYTVQLSAGVQWQFNDRWLGYADLLYYRGHNQLRLRDLNAATPFSPNLANLTDANIATLRALPSDAERRVLAESLGLIRSQAAADATRPVAPVAGGARQIVVSETAGASRYKALNLTLERPGDGDLWGFLMTYTLSELTNNTDDINFRSANSNSFDDEWGPSVNDRRHVISSVVYWYPLDSVTISVAGQFESGQPINLIPDTGIYGTTDLNGDGASFTDAYLGNSDRAPGVSRNADRLPWSATVDLGLRYAPQLGDGRLELSADVFNLLNRENLSGFANSATQSNQIQVYGQPFVQRNAGAPRQFQFGVRYLF; encoded by the coding sequence TTGACGCTGTGTTCGCTGTTCCTGTCGTCACTCGCCGCCGCATCGAATGTGGATGTCGCTGTCCTGAGCGGCGATGGCAGTCCGGCAACCGGGGCCAGCGTGATCCTGAAAAATTCGCTGACGGGTTACGAAACTTCGAGCATCAGCAATTCGAGCGGACGTGCACGATTTTCAGCCGTGCCAGCCGGTCCTGGCTACTCGGTGTTGGTCGATGATACAGAGCTGGCCACTGACATACGCTTGCGCAGCAATGAATCGCGGGCGGTAACGGTCCGTATGATCGAGAACATCACGGTCACCGGACGCGCCGGAAGTATCACGATCAACTCGCTTGATGCGGAAGTCAGCGCAAGTCTCAATCGCCGCGAGCTTGAAGCGTTGCCGGTCGAGGCACGTGATCTGTCGCGCGCGCTCATTCGCCTGCCCAACGTGGTCCCCGCAACCGGTTTCTTCCCGGAATCACCGTCGGTATCCATTAATGGCGCCAATGGCTTGTTCACCCAGTACCTGATCGACGGGATGGACAATAACGAGAATTTTCTGGGCGGCCCGAAGTTTCCCATTTCAACCGGTGCTGCCTCGGACGTTACCGTGCTGGCGTCATCGTATTCGGTGGAATACGGGCGTACCGGCAATGGCGTGATCAACGTCACTTCGCGCTCCGGCAGCAACGAGTGGTACAGCGAATTGTTCTATCTGGTACGGCCGGGTGCCTCGGTTGATGCATCATCGCCGTACGCAGGCCGCGACCTGTCAGGCAATGCCGTACGTGACGGCTTCCGCCGGGACCAGTACGGTTTCGCCCTTGGCGGACCCATCGCTGAAGACCGCACATTTTTCTTCGCGAATGTCGAATACACCCTTGATGACAAGGACAACGCGCTCGTTTCACCCGCTCTCGGCATCGCCGATACGGTCCGCGGTCAGAATGACTCCCTGCTTGCATCGCTGAAGATCGATCACCGACTCAATGACAACTGGCAACTGTCGTTCCGCGCGAATCTGGGCGATATCGGGATAGAGCGCCAGGGTGGCGGTCTCGACGGCGGCGTGACCTTTCCATCGGCAGGCTCGGTGCAACAGCGCGAGTCTTTGCTCACAGCCGTTTCGGCCATCTACGACACCGGCAACTTCACGTCTGAAACACGCTTGTTGTACAGCGCGTTTGACTGGGGTTACGCCACGCCATACGCCAGCAGTGCACCGCAGGTCACCGTGGAATCACCGGACGGCCTGACAGCCGCTGTTCTCGGGCACCCCGGTTTCGCATTCGATGAAAGCGAAGATTCACTGCAATTGCGCCAGAACTTCACGTGGTACAGGGACGCACATGCGTTCAAGTTCGGCGTTGACGTGCTGCGCTCGGACTTCAGTCTCGGAGGCGGCGGCAATCCGCAAGGCAATTACCGGGTACGTTTGACGAGCGCAGAACTGGCAGAAGTGCAGTCACTGAACCGTGGCGCTGCACTGAACGTTGACGACATCCCGGCAAGCGCCGAGGTGATTGACTATGCGGTCGAACTGCGCCCTGCGCGTTATGGCGATGTGCAGAATCAGGTATCACTCTATTTCGAGGACCAGATCAGCTTGTCACAGGACCTGACTTTGACCGCCGGCGTTCGCTGGGACTATGACAGCGTAACCAAAGCCGGCTCGGGTTCCGCTGATCAAAACAATTTTGCGCCGCGCCTCGCGCTGAACTACCGGGCCAGCGAGCGCTTGTCGTTTCGCGGTGGCGCGGGCCTGTTCTATGAACGTATTCCTTACACGATTCTGTCGGATGCGCTGCAACAGAACACCAGCTCGGCAGCGTTCCGCGAGCAATTGAACGCACTGGTCGCAGCAGGACGGTTGCCAGCAGACACGGACCCGCTGGCGATCACCTTTGACGGTAATCTCAGCGTCAATCCTGCCTGCCCGGGTGGCTACTTGCAGTGTCCGACACCCGCTGATTCCGCGGACTTGCGCGACACGGCCATCTCCAACGAGCGGCGCATATTCAGTCCCGACGGCCTAGACAGCCCCTACACGGTTCAGCTTTCTGCCGGTGTGCAATGGCAGTTTAATGATCGCTGGCTTGGCTACGCCGACCTGCTCTACTACCGCGGACACAATCAGCTGCGCTTGCGTGACCTGAATGCGGCGACGCCGTTCTCGCCAAACCTCGCAAACCTGACCGATGCCAACATCGCAACGCTGCGCGCTTTGCCGAGCGATGCTGAGCGGCGCGTCCTGGCAGAATCGCTGGGCCTGATTCGCAGCCAGGCGGCCGCCGATGCAACACGTCCCGTGGCGCCAGTCGCCGGTGGCGCCCGGCAGATAGTCGTTAGCGAAACCGCGGGTGCATCACGCTACAAAGCACTGAACCTGACCCTGGAGAGACCGGGCGATGGTGACCTGTGGGGTTTCCTGATGACCTATACTTTGTCCGAACTCACCAACAACACGGACGACATCAATTTCCGCTCTGCCAACTCCAACAGCTTCGATGACGAATGGGGACCGTCGGTCAATGACCGACGCCACGTGATCTCCTCGGTCGTCTACTGGTATCCGCTCGACTCGGTTACCATTTCCGTCGCCGGCCAGTTCGAGTCCGGGCAGCCGATCAACCTCATACCCGATACCGGCATCTACGGAACCACGGACCTGAATGGCGACGGCGCGTCGTTCACCGACGCCTACCTCGGCAACTCAGACCGCGCACCCGGCGTTTCCCGCAATGCAGACCGTCTGCCGTGGTCAGCCACCGTGGACCTCGGCCTGCGCTACGCGCCTCAACTCGGTGACGGTCGACTGGAGTTGTCCGCTGACGTGTTCAATCTGCTGAATCGCGAAAACCTGTCCGGATTCGCGAACTCCGCGACGCAGTCGAACCAGATACAGGTTTACGGGCAACCGTTTGTGCAACGCAACGCCGGCGCGCCGCGACAGTTCCAGTTCGGCGTGCGCTACCTGTTCTGA
- a CDS encoding ABC transporter substrate-binding protein gives MHSGCRASGLVALLLAVLWVPVSYAEDWDAVVAEAAGQTVYFNAWGGDLAINRYIEWTAEQVRAKYAVELRHVRVTDIAESVTRIMAERSAGRNDGGSVDLLWINGENFAALKRAGLLYGPWATQVPSAAVINWQNNPTTLTDGSLATDGFELPWGTAALTFFFDRERVNALPRTPAALLAWIERHPGRFSYPQPPSFIGSAFLKQMLLALSDNPDRFSAPVGNDFDEQTAPLWQWLDRAHASMWRSGRLFPQSGPAQRDLLAVGELDWMLSYNPAEASRAIRQGELHAGIGALYLDAGALANSHFLAIPYNSGATAGARVVANFLASAAAQARKADERHWGDPTILNLNALPAAERAFFERLETGPATPPAAGRYLLEPHPEWATRIEQAWLERYVR, from the coding sequence ATGCATAGCGGCTGTCGCGCATCGGGCCTGGTTGCGCTGTTGCTCGCGGTTCTCTGGGTGCCGGTATCTTACGCCGAAGACTGGGATGCCGTCGTTGCAGAAGCAGCGGGACAAACCGTCTATTTCAATGCCTGGGGCGGCGATCTCGCGATCAACCGCTACATCGAATGGACCGCAGAGCAGGTACGCGCAAAGTATGCCGTCGAGCTGCGGCACGTGCGTGTGACCGATATCGCCGAATCGGTCACACGGATCATGGCCGAACGCAGTGCTGGTCGGAATGACGGCGGCTCCGTCGACTTGCTGTGGATCAACGGCGAGAATTTCGCAGCGCTGAAACGTGCGGGTCTGCTGTACGGCCCGTGGGCCACACAAGTGCCGAGTGCTGCTGTTATCAACTGGCAGAACAATCCCACCACGCTGACCGATGGCTCGCTGGCAACGGACGGTTTCGAATTGCCGTGGGGCACGGCCGCGCTCACCTTTTTCTTCGACAGAGAACGCGTCAACGCGTTACCGAGAACACCGGCGGCATTGCTGGCCTGGATAGAAAGGCACCCGGGGCGCTTTAGCTATCCGCAACCTCCGTCATTCATCGGCAGCGCGTTTCTGAAGCAGATGTTGCTGGCGCTGAGCGACAACCCCGACCGTTTTAGCGCCCCGGTTGGTAATGATTTTGACGAGCAAACAGCGCCGCTCTGGCAATGGCTAGACCGGGCCCACGCCAGCATGTGGCGCAGCGGTCGACTGTTCCCGCAAAGCGGCCCGGCACAGCGCGACCTGCTCGCGGTCGGCGAGCTGGACTGGATGCTGTCATACAACCCGGCCGAAGCCAGTCGCGCAATACGCCAGGGCGAGCTGCACGCAGGCATTGGTGCGCTGTACCTTGATGCAGGTGCATTGGCCAATAGTCATTTCCTCGCGATCCCCTACAACTCCGGTGCGACCGCTGGCGCGCGCGTCGTCGCCAACTTCCTGGCATCAGCGGCTGCGCAGGCTCGCAAGGCCGATGAGCGCCATTGGGGCGACCCGACAATACTGAACCTGAATGCACTGCCCGCGGCTGAGCGGGCATTCTTCGAACGGCTGGAAACTGGCCCGGCAACGCCGCCAGCGGCCGGTCGTTACCTGCTCGAACCGCACCCCGAATGGGCAACACGCATCGAGCAAGCCTGGCTCGAACGCTACGTGCGCTGA
- a CDS encoding ABC transporter permease, producing MKRSFITHPAVALLLAISLIPTSAGLAAALWFGLDTAALARVFATPGVGLSIASAVWTGSVATAIALLLAHVAVALAASGNWRHRLTTLVLPLLAMPHLAIGIGLALVLAPSGVLLRLFSPWATGFELPPDWLIVNDPAGISLIIGLVLKETCFLVMALAAALGQVPSARLQAQAVTLGYGPLKSWFTTVAPALQQQIRLPLAAVLVFGISNVEMAIPVGPALPPTFPVLLWRWFTDPEPAIHAQAYAGTLVLLAVSIAVIFAAHLLGRLVRRGLIRSASNGLRRTDENRVRQSFGTILTIGWTLGCLAIIAIGLRAVSGPWRFPTLMPANISLTTLQDLFGLTTGVGVTTLALAAATAIAGIALVLPAAERCRQSSTGRRRLGALLFLPLLLPQMTFLFGVQALLVRLNIDGTFIAVLWSHLVFALPYLWGILAPARAAIDPRYEQVAATLGVSATRSWLIVTAPLLTRSALIALALAFSVSVALYLPTLFAGAGRVATAATEAAAAAGSGNLRLAAAHAILLAVIPLTAFACAYLGAALLFRQRRGVPR from the coding sequence ATGAAGCGTTCGTTCATTACCCACCCTGCTGTAGCGCTGCTACTCGCGATATCTCTCATTCCCACCTCGGCGGGCCTGGCTGCCGCACTGTGGTTTGGGCTGGATACCGCAGCGCTCGCGCGCGTATTCGCCACACCGGGTGTTGGCTTGTCGATCGCGTCAGCCGTCTGGACAGGGTCTGTTGCAACGGCCATCGCGCTGTTGCTGGCGCACGTTGCCGTTGCGCTGGCAGCAAGCGGTAACTGGCGACACCGCCTGACGACGCTGGTGCTGCCGCTGCTCGCCATGCCACACCTTGCCATTGGAATTGGCCTCGCCCTGGTACTGGCGCCGTCCGGCGTACTGCTGCGTTTGTTCTCGCCATGGGCGACTGGTTTCGAACTGCCGCCGGACTGGTTGATCGTTAATGACCCGGCCGGAATTTCATTGATCATTGGCCTCGTGCTCAAGGAAACCTGCTTTCTGGTAATGGCACTTGCCGCCGCACTTGGTCAGGTCCCGTCGGCACGCCTGCAAGCACAGGCAGTGACACTCGGCTACGGACCACTGAAGAGCTGGTTTACGACCGTCGCGCCCGCGTTGCAGCAGCAGATCCGCTTGCCGCTGGCGGCAGTGCTCGTGTTTGGCATCAGCAACGTCGAGATGGCGATCCCGGTAGGCCCGGCCTTACCGCCGACATTCCCGGTCTTGTTGTGGCGCTGGTTTACCGACCCGGAGCCGGCGATACACGCGCAAGCCTATGCCGGCACGCTGGTATTGCTGGCCGTCAGCATTGCTGTCATCTTTGCCGCCCATCTGCTGGGACGCCTGGTCAGGCGCGGGCTGATTCGCTCGGCAAGCAATGGCCTGCGCCGGACTGACGAAAACCGTGTACGGCAGAGCTTCGGCACCATTCTGACCATCGGCTGGACACTCGGTTGCCTCGCTATCATTGCGATCGGCCTGCGTGCCGTATCCGGACCCTGGCGTTTTCCGACGCTGATGCCCGCAAATATCTCTCTCACCACGCTGCAGGACCTGTTTGGCCTGACAACCGGCGTTGGTGTGACAACCCTCGCACTGGCGGCCGCAACGGCGATCGCAGGCATCGCGCTGGTGTTGCCTGCAGCCGAACGCTGCCGCCAGTCTTCCACGGGACGCCGCCGGCTGGGCGCGCTGTTGTTTCTGCCTTTGCTATTGCCACAAATGACGTTCCTGTTCGGTGTACAGGCACTGCTGGTGCGACTCAATATCGATGGCACCTTCATCGCGGTGCTGTGGAGTCACCTGGTTTTCGCGTTGCCGTACTTATGGGGAATACTCGCGCCGGCCCGCGCTGCGATTGACCCTCGCTACGAACAGGTAGCGGCAACACTCGGCGTGTCCGCAACCCGCAGCTGGCTGATCGTCACGGCACCACTACTCACGCGCTCCGCACTGATCGCACTGGCACTCGCGTTCTCGGTCAGTGTTGCACTGTATTTGCCAACGCTGTTCGCCGGCGCGGGTCGTGTCGCAACCGCCGCAACAGAGGCGGCCGCCGCCGCTGGTTCCGGAAACCTGCGGCTGGCAGCAGCGCATGCGATACTGCTCGCCGTGATTCCGCTCACTGCATTTGCCTGCGCCTACCTCGGTGCCGCCCTGCTGTTCCGGCAACGACGCGGCGTGCCGCGATGA
- a CDS encoding ATP-binding cassette domain-containing protein translates to MNTLTLDEIRLRIDGQELFPPLSVRIEPGTVTSVVGASGSGKSSLLKFLCGILPPEIEGSGAVRLNDNEISTLPPQARRLGLLFQDPLLFPHLDVAGNVLFGLRTRGTRRERQQQVSEALTSVGLAGLGTRDPATLSGGQQARVALLRVLLAEPRALLLDEPFRSLDEDHRVKVRELVFTEARRRGLPTLLVTHDESDVVAAAGPVIRLQDSRHA, encoded by the coding sequence ATGAATACGCTCACACTTGATGAGATACGGTTACGCATCGACGGGCAGGAACTGTTCCCGCCGCTGAGTGTGCGCATCGAGCCAGGTACAGTTACCTCGGTTGTCGGAGCCAGTGGCTCGGGCAAATCGAGTTTGTTGAAGTTCCTCTGCGGCATTCTCCCCCCGGAAATCGAAGGCAGCGGCGCCGTTCGTCTTAACGACAACGAGATTTCAACGCTGCCGCCGCAAGCTCGCCGACTGGGCCTGCTGTTTCAGGATCCTTTGTTATTTCCGCACCTCGACGTTGCCGGTAATGTGTTGTTTGGCTTGAGAACACGCGGCACTCGCCGCGAACGGCAACAACAGGTAAGCGAAGCGCTGACCTCGGTCGGGCTTGCCGGGCTGGGTACACGTGATCCAGCAACGCTGTCCGGCGGCCAGCAGGCACGCGTGGCCTTGCTGCGTGTACTGCTGGCCGAGCCACGAGCCTTGTTGCTGGACGAGCCTTTTCGGTCCCTCGATGAAGATCACCGCGTGAAGGTACGTGAACTGGTCTTTACCGAGGCACGACGACGCGGCTTGCCCACATTACTCGTAACACATGATGAGAGCGACGTTGTTGCAGCGGCCGGCCCCGTCATAAGACTGCAGGATAGTCGGCATGCTTGA
- a CDS encoding CDP-alcohol phosphatidyltransferase family protein, with protein sequence MLDTTMRPLINQPLNAVGRVLARRGVSANSVTIAGMLVGLLAAAAIALGLFKLGLVCIVCNRVLDGLDGAVARASQTTDSGGYLDIVVDYVFYGSVPLAFAIADTANNAVPAAALLASFCLTATSFLAFAAIAAKRGIETVAHGRKSFFYSTGIVEGTETIVCFLIMAAVPCWFAPLAWGFSALCVLTAVQRTALAFKLFGEDTKDN encoded by the coding sequence ATGCTTGATACGACTATGCGGCCATTGATCAACCAGCCGCTGAACGCGGTGGGTCGGGTGCTCGCGCGGCGTGGCGTGAGTGCCAACAGCGTCACTATCGCCGGAATGCTCGTCGGCCTGCTGGCAGCTGCTGCGATTGCACTCGGTTTGTTCAAGCTCGGTTTGGTATGCATTGTCTGCAACCGCGTCCTTGACGGCCTTGACGGAGCGGTTGCTCGCGCAAGCCAAACTACCGACAGCGGCGGCTATCTCGACATCGTGGTTGATTACGTTTTCTACGGCAGCGTACCGCTGGCCTTTGCGATTGCCGACACCGCAAACAATGCCGTTCCGGCCGCGGCCTTGCTCGCATCCTTTTGCCTGACCGCAACGAGCTTTCTCGCCTTCGCTGCGATTGCCGCCAAGCGCGGTATCGAAACCGTCGCGCACGGCAGGAAGTCGTTTTTTTATTCCACCGGCATTGTGGAAGGTACCGAAACAATCGTGTGCTTTCTCATAATGGCCGCCGTGCCGTGCTGGTTTGCGCCGCTGGCCTGGGGATTCAGTGCACTGTGCGTCTTAACCGCCGTTCAGAGGACCGCACTAGCCTTCAAACTGTTTGGAGAAGACACGAAAGACAACTGA
- a CDS encoding FAD-dependent oxidoreductase yields the protein MSRNLGRIILVVVIAAFVGAYFAFDLQQYLSLAELKQQRDALAEFAGARPVLSIGGFFLVYVLVAALSLPGAAILTIAGGAVFGLGTGTLIVSFASSIGATLAFFVARFLLQDTVRKKFKERLKRIDEGIEKDGGFYLFSLRLVPVFPFFVINLVAGLTALKPWTFYWVSQLGMLPGTLVFVNAGTQLGHISSPGDILSPSLLGAFVLLALLPFIGRGVLAWVKESRVRRKFNRPKSFDYNLIVIGGGSAGLVTSYIGAAINAKVALIERDKMGGECLNTGCVPSKALLKSAGLLVAARDSKKLGINKMEAEFDFAAVMQRVHDVIAEIAPHDSVERYTKLGVDCIAGEAKVVSPWEVEVGDRRLTARSIVVATGSRPVVPPIDGFDKINFVTSDTLWDVRKQPRKMVVLGGGPIGCELTQAFQRLGTEVTLVEMAPQLLGREDGDAASAVLESLRDHDGVNVALSTKAIRAEGEGAGGTLVCEQNGKEVRFDFDLLLLALGRKANSNTAGIADIGVEIAKNGTVATDPFLRTNYPSISVCGDVAGPYQFTHVAAHQAWFAAVNSLIRPLWSFRADYSVIPWSTFTSPEVARVGLNETQAREQGVAVEVTRYGIDDLDRAITESEAHGFVKVLTAPGSDKILGATIVGAHAGELIAEFVLAMKHGLGLNKILGTIHIYPTMMEANKYVAGEWKRANKPEKLLGYVGRYFAWRRGRASNNEVVGR from the coding sequence GTGTCACGAAATCTCGGCAGAATCATTCTTGTAGTCGTCATCGCGGCCTTCGTCGGTGCTTACTTTGCTTTCGATCTGCAGCAATACCTTTCGCTCGCGGAGCTGAAACAGCAACGCGACGCGCTTGCTGAGTTCGCCGGAGCACGGCCGGTACTTTCCATCGGCGGCTTTTTTCTCGTCTATGTTCTTGTTGCCGCACTATCCTTACCGGGCGCTGCCATTCTAACCATTGCGGGCGGCGCGGTTTTCGGGTTGGGCACCGGTACGCTCATCGTTTCATTCGCCAGCAGCATTGGCGCGACGCTGGCCTTCTTTGTCGCGCGCTTTCTGCTTCAGGACACGGTACGCAAGAAGTTCAAGGAACGCCTGAAGCGCATCGATGAAGGCATCGAGAAGGACGGCGGCTTCTATTTGTTCTCGTTACGCCTCGTACCGGTGTTTCCCTTTTTCGTTATTAACCTGGTCGCCGGCCTGACCGCATTAAAACCATGGACGTTCTATTGGGTCAGTCAGCTTGGAATGTTGCCCGGCACGCTGGTATTCGTGAATGCAGGAACGCAGCTCGGGCATATATCTTCGCCGGGCGACATCTTGTCGCCCTCGTTACTCGGAGCATTTGTCTTGCTGGCTCTGCTGCCGTTTATCGGCCGCGGCGTTCTGGCCTGGGTAAAGGAGAGTCGGGTGCGGAGAAAATTCAATCGCCCAAAGAGTTTCGACTACAACCTGATTGTCATTGGTGGCGGTTCCGCTGGCCTGGTGACGTCGTATATCGGCGCCGCGATCAATGCCAAGGTCGCATTGATCGAACGCGACAAGATGGGCGGCGAATGCCTCAATACTGGCTGCGTACCCAGCAAGGCATTATTAAAGAGCGCCGGCTTGCTGGTAGCGGCACGTGACAGCAAGAAGCTCGGCATCAACAAGATGGAAGCTGAATTCGACTTCGCGGCCGTTATGCAACGAGTACACGATGTAATTGCCGAAATCGCGCCACACGATTCTGTGGAACGCTACACCAAGCTTGGCGTGGACTGTATTGCGGGTGAGGCAAAAGTGGTATCGCCGTGGGAAGTGGAAGTCGGCGATCGCCGGCTGACGGCCCGCTCCATTGTGGTTGCGACCGGCTCGCGACCGGTCGTGCCGCCAATTGACGGTTTCGACAAGATTAACTTTGTAACCAGTGACACACTCTGGGATGTGCGGAAACAGCCGCGGAAGATGGTAGTTCTGGGTGGCGGCCCTATCGGCTGCGAACTGACGCAGGCGTTTCAACGACTGGGGACCGAAGTAACTCTGGTTGAGATGGCACCGCAGCTGCTTGGTCGCGAGGATGGCGACGCGGCCAGTGCCGTGCTGGAATCGTTGCGCGATCATGACGGAGTGAACGTGGCCTTGTCGACGAAAGCGATACGGGCCGAAGGCGAAGGTGCAGGTGGCACCCTCGTGTGTGAACAGAATGGCAAGGAAGTGCGCTTCGATTTTGACTTGTTGCTGCTGGCACTCGGCAGGAAGGCAAATTCCAATACCGCCGGGATAGCCGACATCGGTGTGGAGATAGCGAAGAACGGCACAGTTGCGACCGACCCATTCCTGCGCACCAACTACCCCAGTATTTCTGTTTGTGGGGACGTTGCCGGGCCCTACCAGTTCACCCACGTGGCTGCTCACCAAGCCTGGTTTGCGGCCGTGAACTCACTGATCCGTCCGCTCTGGTCCTTCCGTGCGGACTACAGCGTCATTCCGTGGTCAACATTCACCAGTCCGGAAGTGGCCCGGGTCGGCCTGAACGAAACACAAGCCCGCGAACAGGGTGTAGCCGTTGAAGTGACCCGTTACGGCATCGATGATCTTGATCGTGCGATCACGGAGAGTGAGGCGCACGGTTTCGTAAAAGTACTGACAGCGCCGGGCAGCGACAAGATACTGGGCGCGACCATTGTCGGAGCGCATGCGGGGGAGCTTATCGCGGAGTTCGTACTGGCAATGAAACACGGACTTGGGCTCAATAAAATTTTGGGCACGATTCATATCTATCCAACGATGATGGAAGCCAACAAGTACGTTGCCGGTGAATGGAAGCGCGCCAACAAACCGGA